The Flavobacterium jumunjinense genome includes a region encoding these proteins:
- a CDS encoding helix-turn-helix domain-containing protein, whose amino-acid sequence MDIAEQIKKIRKEKGFSQQDVADKLSMNRVQYNRIETGKSDPTMNILQRIADVLEIEVVQFFEAKKNNKEIHSIDEPTLQRAKLLDELDEIQKSSICTMIDTAIANKRLKEALSNAMNI is encoded by the coding sequence ATGGATATTGCAGAACAAATAAAGAAGATTAGAAAAGAAAAAGGGTTTTCTCAACAAGATGTTGCAGATAAGCTTTCAATGAATAGAGTGCAATATAATCGCATAGAAACAGGAAAGAGTGATCCAACAATGAATATTCTACAAAGAATTGCAGATGTTTTAGAAATTGAAGTTGTGCAATTTTTTGAAGCTAAAAAGAATAATAAAGAAATTCATTCTATTGATGAGCCTACTTTACAAAGAGCAAAATTATTAGATGAATTAGATGAAATACAAAAAAGTTCTATTTGCACTATGATAGATACTGCTATTGCAAATAAAAGACTTAAAGAAGCTTTGAGTAATGCAATGAATATATAA
- a CDS encoding endonuclease domain-containing protein has product MQTKITAKINDKSIKENVLKLPYNPELKNRAKSLRKGYNFAEVVFWKQVRNKSFWGIDFDRQKITGNYIVDFYIKKLGLVIEIDGESHNNKETYDLKRENYMLSQGVLIFKTTNFRILHDLDNVMKELEHFIIEKYGCN; this is encoded by the coding sequence ATGCAAACAAAAATAACAGCCAAAATAAATGACAAATCCATTAAAGAAAATGTTCTAAAACTTCCTTATAATCCTGAATTAAAAAACAGAGCAAAGTCCCTTAGAAAAGGATATAATTTTGCCGAAGTTGTATTTTGGAAACAAGTTAGAAACAAAAGTTTTTGGGGAATTGATTTTGATAGACAAAAAATTACAGGAAACTATATCGTTGACTTTTATATAAAAAAGCTAGGACTTGTTATTGAAATAGATGGTGAAAGCCACAATAATAAAGAAACCTATGATTTAAAAAGAGAAAACTATATGCTATCTCAAGGTGTACTTATTTTTAAAACCACAAATTTTAGAATACTACACGATTTAGACAACGTTATGAAAGAATTAGAACATTTTATTATTGAAAAATACGGGTGTAATTAA
- a CDS encoding DUF6443 domain-containing protein, which produces MKKIVYILTLIPILALSQSQDQNWVKSKTYKQATTSAITSPDVSVANVQVSYFDGLGRPIQQIAHQQSNTGKDIVTHIAYDNFGRQIEEYLPFPNKTPSLNYTDGATTLTELSTFYSSYNGGTTNPFSKKELEPSPLGRVFKQAAPGDAWAMGSGKEIKFDYQTNTTNDQVRLFYATATWNATLGLFNTSIHDNGYYQVDELYKTITKDENWTSGKNNTTEEYKNKEGQVVLKRAYNNGDPHETYYIYDQFGNLTYVAPPLSEPSQSITWSDIDGLYYQYKYDYRNRLVEKKLPGKQWEFIIYDKLDRPVATGPAFTPYGGATIGWMVTEYDTFGRVTQTGWKQMPVSQNYRKSNQNSITAGVNTFALNANDILTKNYYDNYDFLTVPLPTQIEGQNTVATASKLKGLPTGSWVKVLDVNNPNASEVSYTVYDDRYRPIRSHTDNYLGGFTEVDSKLDWAGKTEYTITKHKYDTNGSTTTITDRFSYSAQDRLTLHKQQINSLPEQLISKNTYDELGQLISKNVGGEDVNATANGLQKVDYTYNIRGWLKAINDVDNIGTDLFAFKISYENPTDVTKALFNGNIAETYWKTSSDDKLRKYEYTYDGLNRLLDANYSKVGVVTALNDYKETLTYDKNGNIKTLNRFGTVNDPGYSPNIDNLVYTYDTNIKNQLVKVDDSSNSPQGFKDGTNTDNDFFYDANGNMTKDNNKGIGSITYNHLNLPAIIDFGSKGKIEYIYNAIGTKLEKRVTSTPEATWTNPFPTPVTNKTTYLAGFQYKDNQLEFFPHAEGYVKYQYSENSYSYVFNYTDHLGNIRVSYSDIDKNGILGNERNIGNCRIETDRKGNPSTVCDIYITSAILEESHYYPFGLKHEGYNSNNQQPNYNYKYNGQEWQSELGLNVTAMDYRQYDPAIGRFNSIDKLSEFTHSITPYRFALNNPLYFNDPSGLSEFIENNKISDYYRDNRGNVIFDPNVNKNTILPNDYEYIGPTYTDPNNGVVWDNNGDPTYPLNEVVVTGKSKASSGADYHQISLMFRSLSGKSKIIQKPLEAAYLSGTRYASQLYSGHTSNVVFEKVILSKKIYVPLGNYNTATIGKLSKTLKITGRTLGAVGVGLAVYDIANNGLNISNGLDTTMAVLALSPTGVGQAIAGVYFISNFVLAVTFDTSIGEIIEKQIDGK; this is translated from the coding sequence ATGAAAAAAATAGTATACATACTAACCCTTATCCCAATTCTTGCTTTAAGCCAAAGTCAAGATCAAAACTGGGTGAAAAGCAAAACTTACAAGCAAGCCACTACATCGGCTATAACCAGTCCCGATGTAAGCGTTGCTAACGTACAAGTGAGTTACTTTGACGGACTTGGAAGACCCATTCAACAAATTGCACACCAACAATCCAACACAGGGAAAGACATAGTTACCCACATAGCCTATGATAACTTTGGAAGACAAATTGAAGAATATTTACCCTTTCCAAATAAAACCCCTAGTTTAAACTATACCGATGGGGCAACAACCCTTACCGAATTAAGTACTTTTTATAGTTCCTACAACGGTGGAACAACCAATCCTTTTAGTAAAAAAGAACTAGAACCTTCTCCTTTAGGACGTGTCTTCAAGCAAGCAGCTCCTGGAGACGCTTGGGCAATGGGAAGCGGTAAAGAAATTAAATTCGATTACCAAACCAATACAACAAACGACCAAGTTAGGCTTTTTTACGCTACAGCTACCTGGAATGCAACATTAGGATTATTTAACACATCTATTCATGATAACGGTTATTATCAAGTTGATGAGTTATATAAGACCATTACTAAAGATGAAAATTGGACATCAGGTAAAAATAACACTACCGAAGAGTACAAAAACAAAGAAGGTCAAGTGGTACTAAAACGCGCTTATAATAACGGAGATCCCCATGAAACCTACTACATCTACGACCAATTTGGTAATTTAACATATGTTGCTCCACCACTATCAGAACCAAGTCAATCCATCACTTGGTCCGATATAGATGGCTTATATTACCAATACAAATACGATTATCGTAACCGTTTAGTAGAAAAAAAATTACCCGGAAAACAATGGGAGTTTATTATCTATGACAAACTAGACCGACCTGTAGCTACAGGACCCGCTTTCACACCCTATGGAGGAGCAACTATTGGCTGGATGGTTACCGAATATGACACCTTTGGAAGAGTAACACAAACCGGTTGGAAACAAATGCCCGTTTCACAAAACTACAGAAAAAGCAATCAAAATAGCATTACTGCGGGAGTAAATACTTTTGCTTTAAATGCCAATGACATATTAACCAAAAACTACTATGACAATTATGATTTCTTAACAGTACCACTTCCAACACAAATTGAAGGACAAAACACGGTTGCAACAGCGAGTAAGTTAAAAGGACTACCAACAGGTTCTTGGGTAAAAGTGTTAGATGTAAACAATCCAAACGCTTCCGAAGTATCATATACTGTTTACGACGATCGTTACAGACCCATACGCAGTCATACCGACAACTATTTAGGTGGTTTTACCGAAGTAGATAGCAAACTCGATTGGGCTGGAAAAACAGAATATACCATTACTAAGCATAAATATGACACCAACGGTTCAACAACAACAATTACCGATCGTTTCTCCTACTCTGCTCAAGACCGTTTAACGCTACACAAACAGCAAATTAACAGTCTGCCAGAGCAATTAATTAGCAAAAACACCTACGACGAACTAGGACAGTTGATTAGCAAAAACGTAGGCGGTGAAGATGTTAACGCAACTGCTAATGGACTACAAAAAGTAGATTACACTTACAACATTAGAGGATGGCTGAAAGCCATTAATGATGTAGACAATATAGGCACCGATTTATTTGCTTTTAAAATTAGCTATGAAAACCCAACCGATGTTACAAAAGCCTTGTTCAACGGAAACATAGCCGAGACCTACTGGAAAACCAGTAGCGATGATAAACTAAGAAAATACGAATATACCTATGATGGTTTAAATCGATTGTTAGACGCAAACTATTCTAAAGTAGGAGTAGTAACAGCACTAAACGATTATAAAGAAACTTTAACTTACGATAAAAATGGAAACATTAAAACATTAAACCGATTTGGAACTGTAAATGACCCTGGATATAGTCCAAATATCGATAACTTAGTATACACTTACGATACCAATATTAAAAACCAATTGGTAAAAGTAGACGACAGTTCCAATTCGCCACAAGGCTTTAAAGACGGAACCAATACCGACAATGACTTTTTCTATGATGCCAATGGAAACATGACCAAAGACAACAACAAAGGCATTGGAAGTATTACGTATAATCACTTGAATTTACCTGCGATAATAGATTTTGGAAGTAAAGGAAAAATTGAATATATTTACAATGCAATAGGAACAAAACTAGAAAAAAGAGTGACATCAACACCAGAAGCTACATGGACAAATCCTTTTCCTACACCTGTAACCAATAAGACTACTTATTTGGCTGGCTTCCAGTACAAAGACAACCAATTAGAGTTTTTCCCACACGCAGAAGGTTATGTAAAATACCAATATAGCGAAAACAGCTATAGTTATGTATTCAACTATACAGACCACTTAGGAAACATTAGGGTGAGCTATTCGGACATTGACAAAAATGGAATTTTAGGTAATGAAAGAAATATTGGAAATTGCAGGATAGAAACCGACAGAAAAGGCAATCCATCTACTGTTTGCGATATTTATATTACAAGTGCGATTCTAGAAGAAAGTCATTACTACCCATTTGGACTGAAACATGAAGGGTATAATTCTAATAATCAACAACCTAATTATAACTATAAATACAACGGACAGGAGTGGCAAAGTGAATTAGGGCTTAATGTTACCGCTATGGATTATCGTCAATATGATCCTGCTATTGGTAGGTTTAATTCAATAGACAAACTTAGTGAATTCACACATTCAATAACTCCCTATCGTTTTGCTCTAAACAACCCTCTTTATTTTAATGACCCTTCTGGCTTAAGCGAGTTTATAGAAAACAACAAAATTTCAGATTACTACCGTGACAATAGAGGTAATGTTATTTTTGATCCAAATGTAAACAAAAACACTATCCTACCTAATGATTATGAATACATTGGACCTACATATACAGACCCTAATAATGGTGTAGTCTGGGATAATAATGGAGACCCTACTTATCCACTTAATGAAGTTGTTGTGACAGGGAAATCAAAAGCAAGTTCAGGTGCAGATTATCATCAAATATCATTGATGTTCAGAAGTCTTTCTGGAAAATCTAAAATCATTCAAAAACCACTAGAGGCTGCTTATTTAAGCGGAACAAGATATGCTTCTCAATTATATTCAGGCCATACTTCAAATGTTGTTTTTGAAAAGGTAATTTTAAGCAAAAAAATTTATGTTCCTTTAGGAAATTATAATACAGCAACTATAGGTAAATTATCCAAAACTCTCAAAATAACAGGAAGAACCTTAGGAGCTGTTGGAGTCGGTTTAGCTGTTTATGACATTGCAAATAATGGATTAAATATATCAAATGGATTAGATACAACAATGGCAGTTTTAGCTCTTTCTCCAACTGGAGTTGGACAAGCTATTGCAGGAGTTTATTTTATATCTAATTTTGTTTTGGCTGTAACATTTGACACAAGCATAGGAGAAATCATTGAAAAACAAATAGATGGAAAATAG
- a CDS encoding SymE family type I addiction module toxin: MKTKQLKVYSKYSPRAYRKSKHVAEIRLNGIWLEELGFIANTTMIVRYENEKIILTPQKA; this comes from the coding sequence ATGAAAACAAAACAACTCAAAGTCTATAGCAAATACAGCCCGAGAGCCTATAGAAAAAGCAAACACGTAGCCGAAATACGTTTAAACGGAATATGGTTAGAAGAACTAGGATTTATAGCAAATACCACCATGATAGTACGCTATGAAAACGAAAAAATTATCCTAACACCACAAAAAGCATGA